From one Lotus japonicus ecotype B-129 chromosome 3, LjGifu_v1.2 genomic stretch:
- the LOC130742986 gene encoding shugoshin-1 → MAMAKRSSIGSLMRKKLSDITNSDHHHHLPPLDSFPSDQDCTIQQLLKEREALIQLLAERNKVMETNGAEVKKLRADIKKLQLQNWSLAQSNSHMLAELNLGRERIKTLQHELLWRAALLKGKTMEDVQEKVEIDAQKSASMSQSQVPKEEDEKVVQPPPKASNDEQHASMNRRRIRSRCKSIGSSTASTKNTTKDKDKDNRSLRRHSASFKTREHEPLENLFELEDAQYLVTQSGPNMLSSPAVKTETGESSVSRNETTRYSFGRPPRRAAEKVQSYKEVPLNVKMRRLQ, encoded by the exons ATGGCCATGGCGAAGAGATCCTCCATCGGAAGCTTAATGCGGAAGAAGCTTTCCGACATCACAAACTccgatcaccaccaccaccttccgcCACTCGATTCTTTCCCCTCCGATCAAGATTGCACCATTCAACAACTCCTCAAG GAACGCGAGGCGTTGATTCAACTCCTTGCAGAGAGAAA TAAAGTAATGGAGACGAATGGAGCAGAGGTGAAGAAACTGCGCGCCGATATCAAGAAGCTGCAATTGCAGAATTGGAGTCTTGCTCAGTCCAATAGCCACATGCTAGCG GAGCTGAATTTGGGGAGGGAAAGG ATAAAAACACTGCAGCATGAGCTTTTGTGGAGGGCTGCTTTGCTGAAAGGAAAGACCATGGAGGATGTACAG GAAAAAGTGGAGATCGATGCTCAAAAGAGTGCTTCAATGTCACAATCACAGGTGCCTAAG gaagaagatgaaaaagtaGTGCAGCCACCCCCTAAAGCTAGCAATGATGAACAGCATGCCTCTATGAATAGAAGACGCATAAGGAGTAGATGTAAAT CTATTGGTTCTTCTACTGCTTCCACAAAGAATACAACCAAAGACAAGGATAAAGACAATAG AAGTTTGAGGAGACATTCTGCTTCGTTCAAAACCCGTGAACACGAACCCCTAGAAAATTTGTTTGAGCTAGAGGATGCCCAATATCTTGTCACTCAATCTGGACCTAACATGCTGAGTTCTCCAGCTGTGAAAACTGAAACAGGAGAAAGCTCTGTTTCAAGAAATGAAACTACAAGATACTCTTTTGGAAGACCCCCGCGAAGAGCAGCTGAGAAGGTTCAATCTTACAAGGAGGTTCCTCTAAATGTCAAGATGCGAAGATTACAATAA
- the LOC130747226 gene encoding uncharacterized protein LOC130747226 isoform X2, giving the protein MNMDDPLDFEVEDELLKPLPINKKRKKAIGLDDLLQDHYNEQDKLLEKQVKQAKKGKTKKVKSSYDDEDRQEALVTRLVEKCHNQLQAFGDEPEIPVWGVTVFGEKKAFPPLDFPDLGSCNIFQSFLNNKLNSVVELAADKGDIFFEGLLVNGWLSRLAFLCGHIEKPVAIWAFNTMLYSSKVELLNSSCDFWCAILSSGKEVDQFPVKIDWFPQFTDLRRALDIYGFLFKFSSSAEDIILDSEMGGPPQNIRAWIRFVTACCLIRTKRAIFSTVEAEEIVEIIICLLLDRQFQGLLVLLNDCMQAIVNYFTDQEWHSSCENIAKFIACRVSKDLNCIQAVECISEASSRCKQLRCAVAYQSLLSCFDEANCGEEVLESLTMINFKAKSCDFFKMYIHLVLTENWVLSTSLVGDNPVIDERFCQFLKHCSSLISATDLRSYAAKVRHRAAYLLHISILN; this is encoded by the exons ATGAACATGGACGACCCTCTGGATTTCGAGGTTGAAGACGAACTTCTCAAACCCCTTCCAATCAACAAAAAAAG GAAGAAAGCTATAGGGTTGGATGATCTTCTCCAAGATCACTACAATGAACAGGACAAGCTTTTAGAGAAGCAGGTAAAGCAGGCAAAGAAGGGAAAGACAAAGAAAGTTAAGTCTTCGTACGATGATGAAGATCGCCAGGAAGCTTTGGTGACTAGGCTAGTTGAAAAATGTCACAATCAG TTGCAAGCTTTTGGCGACGAACCGGAAATTCCAGTTTGGGGGGTAACAGTTTTTGGTGAAAAG AAAGCCTTCCCCCCTCTGGACTTTCCTGATCTTGGAAGTTGTAACATTTTTCAGTCTTTTTTGAACAACAAGCTAAATTCAGTGGTGGAATTGGCTGCGGACAAAG GAGATATCTTTTTTGAAGGGTTACTAGTCAATGGTTGGCTTTCAAGATTAGCTTTCCTCTGTGGTCATATAGAAAAACCAGTAGCCATTTGGGCCTTCAATACAA TGTTATATTCATCTAAAGTAGAGCTCCTAAACTCTTCCTGTGACTTCTGGTGTGCAATTCTCTCCTCTGGAAAGGAG GTTGATCAATTTCCTGTCAAAATTGATTGGTTTCCTCAGTTCACTGATTTGAGAAGAGCTCTTGACATTTACGGGTTTCTATTTAAGTTTTCATCCAGTGCTGAGGATATCATTTTAG ATTCTGAAATGGGAGGACCACCTCAAAATATTAGAGCTTGGATCAGATTTGTCACTGCCTGTTGTCTGATAAG GACTAAAAGAGCTATCTTCTCCACTGTAGAAGCTGAAGAGATAGTTGAAATAATTATATGTCTATTACTAGATCGCCAGTTCCAGGGTTTGTTGGTGCTTTTGAATGACTGCATGCAAGCAATTGTCAATTACTTCACAGACCAAGAATGGCACTCAAGTTGTGAAAACATAGCTAAATTCATTGCTTGCAG AGTCTCAAAGGATTTGAATTGCATCCAGGCTGTTGAATGTATTTCAGAAGCTAGTTCTCGTTGTAAGCAACTTAGGTGTGCTGTTGCTTATCAAAGCCTGCTTTCTTGTTTTGATGAA GCCAACTGTGGAGAAGAGGTCCTGGAATCACTTACTATGATTAACTTCAAAGCCAAAAGTTGTGATTTCTTCAAGATGTACATTCACTTAGTTTTGACAGAAAATTGGGTTTTGTCCACCTCATTAGTTGGAGACAATCCAGTAATCGACGAGAGGTTCTGTCAATTTCTTAAACATTGTTCTAGCTTAATTTCAGCCACAGACCTACGATCTTATGCAGCGAAG GTTCGTCATAGGGCTGCATATCTTTTGCACATCTCCATCTTAAATTGA
- the LOC130747226 gene encoding uncharacterized protein LOC130747226 isoform X1 has protein sequence MGEQSYRECSFQYRLRFIPLALFGNLSFRLMNMDDPLDFEVEDELLKPLPINKKRKKAIGLDDLLQDHYNEQDKLLEKQVKQAKKGKTKKVKSSYDDEDRQEALVTRLVEKCHNQLQAFGDEPEIPVWGVTVFGEKKAFPPLDFPDLGSCNIFQSFLNNKLNSVVELAADKGDIFFEGLLVNGWLSRLAFLCGHIEKPVAIWAFNTMLYSSKVELLNSSCDFWCAILSSGKEVDQFPVKIDWFPQFTDLRRALDIYGFLFKFSSSAEDIILDSEMGGPPQNIRAWIRFVTACCLIRTKRAIFSTVEAEEIVEIIICLLLDRQFQGLLVLLNDCMQAIVNYFTDQEWHSSCENIAKFIACRVSKDLNCIQAVECISEASSRCKQLRCAVAYQSLLSCFDEANCGEEVLESLTMINFKAKSCDFFKMYIHLVLTENWVLSTSLVGDNPVIDERFCQFLKHCSSLISATDLRSYAAKVRHRAAYLLHISILN, from the exons AGTGCAGCTTTCAATATAGGTTGAGGTTCATCCCTTTGGCGCTTTTTGGAAACCTAAGCTTTCGTTTGATGAACATGGACGACCCTCTGGATTTCGAGGTTGAAGACGAACTTCTCAAACCCCTTCCAATCAACAAAAAAAG GAAGAAAGCTATAGGGTTGGATGATCTTCTCCAAGATCACTACAATGAACAGGACAAGCTTTTAGAGAAGCAGGTAAAGCAGGCAAAGAAGGGAAAGACAAAGAAAGTTAAGTCTTCGTACGATGATGAAGATCGCCAGGAAGCTTTGGTGACTAGGCTAGTTGAAAAATGTCACAATCAG TTGCAAGCTTTTGGCGACGAACCGGAAATTCCAGTTTGGGGGGTAACAGTTTTTGGTGAAAAG AAAGCCTTCCCCCCTCTGGACTTTCCTGATCTTGGAAGTTGTAACATTTTTCAGTCTTTTTTGAACAACAAGCTAAATTCAGTGGTGGAATTGGCTGCGGACAAAG GAGATATCTTTTTTGAAGGGTTACTAGTCAATGGTTGGCTTTCAAGATTAGCTTTCCTCTGTGGTCATATAGAAAAACCAGTAGCCATTTGGGCCTTCAATACAA TGTTATATTCATCTAAAGTAGAGCTCCTAAACTCTTCCTGTGACTTCTGGTGTGCAATTCTCTCCTCTGGAAAGGAG GTTGATCAATTTCCTGTCAAAATTGATTGGTTTCCTCAGTTCACTGATTTGAGAAGAGCTCTTGACATTTACGGGTTTCTATTTAAGTTTTCATCCAGTGCTGAGGATATCATTTTAG ATTCTGAAATGGGAGGACCACCTCAAAATATTAGAGCTTGGATCAGATTTGTCACTGCCTGTTGTCTGATAAG GACTAAAAGAGCTATCTTCTCCACTGTAGAAGCTGAAGAGATAGTTGAAATAATTATATGTCTATTACTAGATCGCCAGTTCCAGGGTTTGTTGGTGCTTTTGAATGACTGCATGCAAGCAATTGTCAATTACTTCACAGACCAAGAATGGCACTCAAGTTGTGAAAACATAGCTAAATTCATTGCTTGCAG AGTCTCAAAGGATTTGAATTGCATCCAGGCTGTTGAATGTATTTCAGAAGCTAGTTCTCGTTGTAAGCAACTTAGGTGTGCTGTTGCTTATCAAAGCCTGCTTTCTTGTTTTGATGAA GCCAACTGTGGAGAAGAGGTCCTGGAATCACTTACTATGATTAACTTCAAAGCCAAAAGTTGTGATTTCTTCAAGATGTACATTCACTTAGTTTTGACAGAAAATTGGGTTTTGTCCACCTCATTAGTTGGAGACAATCCAGTAATCGACGAGAGGTTCTGTCAATTTCTTAAACATTGTTCTAGCTTAATTTCAGCCACAGACCTACGATCTTATGCAGCGAAG GTTCGTCATAGGGCTGCATATCTTTTGCACATCTCCATCTTAAATTGA